The window GAGCACACGAAGGCCCAGCAGGCCCTGCGGGAAAGCGAGCAGAGATACCGGTCCCTCTTCGAAAACGCCACGGACCTCATCCAGATCGTCGCCCCCGACGGGCGCCTCATGTACGTAAACCGCGCCTGGAGAGAGACCCTGGGCTACACGGACGAGGACATAAAAGGCCTGGGCATCGGGGACCTCGTGGTTGCCGAGCACCGGGAGGAATGCGCGAAGCTCTTTGAGTGCGTCAGGGACACCGGGGCCGCGGAGCACGTCGAGACGGCCCTTCTGGGCAAGGACGGGCGGACCGTGCTCCTCGAGGGCAGCTGCACCTGCCATTACAAGGACGGAGAGGCGGTTTTCATCCAGTCCATCTTCCGGGACGTCACGGAGAGAAAGAAGCTGGAGGACCAGCTCAGGCACGCCCAGAAGATGGAGGCCCTGGGCACCCTCACCGGCGGGGTGGCCCACGAGTTCAACAACATCATGACCGCCGTCCTGGGCTTTTCCGAGTTCCTCCAGGAAGAGCTCGGAGCGGACAGCCCTCTCAGGGTCTACGCCGATTACATCCAGTCCTCCGCCCTGAGGGCGGCCCGCCTGACGGAAGGGTTGCTGGCCTACAGCCGGCGCCAGTTGACACACAAGGAGCCGGTCGACGTCAACGAGCTTATCTTGCTCGTCCGGGGCTTTCTTTCCCGCATCGTCCCGGAGAACGTCCACGTGAGGACCGAGGCGTCCGCGCAGGACCTGGTGGTAACAGCCGACCGGGGACAGATAGAACAGGTCCTCATAAACCTCTGCACCAACGCCCTGGACGCCATGCCCCGGGGCGGCACACTCGGCATCCGGGCCGACAGGGTGGCCATCGAGAAGGAAACCTTCAAGCATCCCTCGCGCATCCAGCCGGGCGAGTACATCCGCCTCGCGGTAAGCGACACCGGCCAGGGGATGAGCAAGGACACGCTCGTCAAGATATTCGAGCCCTTCTTCACGACCAGGGAAGTGGGCAAGGGAACCGGGCTGGGTCTCTCCATGGTCTACGGCATCGTGAAAAAGCACGGCGGGTACGTGACCGTGGAGAGCAAGCCGGAAGCGGGGAGCACCTTCGAAGTCTACCTGCCCCTGGGCGGCCGGGCGACACGGACAGACTCACCGGCCCTTCCCGCGGAGGGAAAGGAGACCGTGCTCGTGGCGGAGGACGACCGCTCGGTGCGGCACCTCATCAGCCAGGTCCTGGAGAGATACGGCTACCGGCCTCTGACGGCCGCGGACGGCCAAGAGGCACTGAGGACCTTCAAGGAGCATGAGCGCGACGTGGACCTTCTTATTCTGGACATCGCCATGCCCAAGAAACGGGGCGACCAGGCCTTCGAGGAGATTCGGAGGATGAGGCCCGACATCAAGGTCATCTTCATCACGGGGTATGCCGCGCCGGACGTCCATGCGGAGGAAATCCTCGACAACGGATACCCCGTCCTGCAGAAACCAATCTCGCCAAAGGACCTTCTCGCCACGGTGAGCGGCGTCCTGCGCTGAGGAAGCCGGCTTCCAAGGGAGCCCGCCTCTCCTTCCGGCTCTCCCTGCCGTCGCTCTTAGACCCCTCCTCTGAGGTGCGGTTCCTCACTGAAAAGCCGGAGTTTCTCCTTGTATAGTGCAAGAAAAAAGAGGGGCCGAGGCAGGGCCGCCCGCTGACTGGCGCGGAAGCAGCCCGCAAGGAGACAAAGCATGAGCGAGAAGATGAAGGAGCGGTGCAAGCGCATCTGCGGGTCCACGCAGTCGGACTGTTTTTCCCGCAACGCCAAACAGCTCGCCTGCCTCTCCGACCTTGTCATCAACAGCGTCTGCGCGATTTCCACGGTCCTGGAGATGGCCAGGGCGGAGCAGGACAGGGAGGCGGCAACGGACCTTATGGACAAGGCAATGGACGTTACCCGGGAGCTTGTCAACTGGGTAAAGTACCTTCAACTCACGCACGATATCCGCGAGCTGGGCCCCGTGGTCCGGGACAACGCGAAGCTCCAGGCACGGCGCGAATGGCGTTACCCCCTTCCGGAGGTGTACAAGGAGTACATCGGCCTGAACCTGGCCCACCAGGGCGTGGCCATGCCGGCAACCCTGATAAACTTCAGCAAGAGCGGGCTGCAGTTCAAAAGCCCCGTCAGCCTGGAGACCGAAACCCTGATAGACCTCAGGCTCTTTACCCGCCATGTTATCGACAAGGAGGTCGCCATCAGGGCACGGGTGAAGTACATTCTCGTCGAGCAGGGCGATTGCATGGCCGGGGCGCGCATCGAGGAAATCGGAAACCAGAGCGACTTCGATTTCTTCGCCAACGTTCTGGATTTCATCAGGGCTATCCACGAAAGCGCAGCCTTTCCCGACGCCTATCCGGAAGTTGAGTCCTCCGAGCTTCCTTTCTCCTGAGGCGGACCCCGTCCATTCTCAAGAATATTCTCAGAGCGTCTCCATGCGCCAACAGGGGGAGTGAAGTCCTCGGGACGGACGCCTTCGCTCAAGAACATCAGAAGTTAAAGGCAAACATGACCTTATGAGGCATAATATGTTGTTTATAGATAATTATGCAAGCACGGTGAACGTCCCCCGTGACCTGTCCTCCGGCCCCTTCTTGACATCGTGCGTGTGTTTGCTACCATTCGAGGAGAAGCGCTCGAATGCATGAACCCGGAGAAAGGAGGCTCAGAGCATGGACTTGAAGCTCACGGACGTCGAAGCCAGTGCGGTCACGAAGGCGCTCGAAAAATACCTCAGGGACCTCGAGAAGGGGGCCCCCGAGGACAAGGGCGTGCAGACGGAGATAAAAGCGGTCAAGGGCCTTATCGAAAGGCTTCACTCCCTGCCCGGCGCCCCCGGAATATAAGCCCTTCGTCGCGAGAAGGGCCGGGCGCCGTCCTTGGCGCGCCTTCTCCTGCCTATTCCACCACCCAGACCGCGCAGTTCCGGGCGGTGTGGACCATGGTGTTCGACGTGCTGCCGAAGAGGAACTCCTCCTTCTTCGATATCCCGCGTCGGCCCACCACCACGGTGCACGCGTTCAAGCGCCGGACCTCCTCGTAGATGCACCGGGCCAGGGAATCGCACGCCTTTACGACGAGAGTCGTCCCTACCTGGTCCTCCTCGAAGCCCGAATGCAAGAGTATCCGCCGGTAGCGCTCCAGGCCCTTGCGGCCCTCGGCCTCCTTCTCCCCGAGCCAGTCCCGGCGCTGCTGGGCATTACTGAAGTACTCGAGGGGCGGCTCCTGAACCACGTGAAGCAGGGTCACCCTGAAACCCGGCATCCCGCCCAGGATGTCCGCCACGTAAAGGACGGCCCGCTGGGCGTTTTCCGTGCCGTCCACGGCCACCAGCACCTGCCGGACCTGCCCCGCCAGCCCGTAGGCCTCCTTGTCCATCATCGCCTTCTCCATGGTCCATTCCTACTCAGATTGTAGCGATTCCCTGACCTCCTGTAAATCGTTCAGAAGCTGCGCCGTGGTGTCGTAAAAGACGTCCGCCCCCTCGGAAAACCGCAAAAGGACCGTATTGAGCGCCCTGGGAATATAGGGAAAGACCTTTGCCAGGTTCATCACCCGGTGGTGAAAGACGATGTTCATGTCCTCCGTCCTGAGCCGTCCGAAGACCGGCGAGCCCTGCTTCACGAGCTCCTGCACCGTGACGTCCCCCCGTCCGGCCACAAAGCCCAGGATGTTGCCCAGCCCGAAGAGGTCGTAACCGAACTTGTTTTCCCTGTGGAGGTAGTCCAGGTCGAAGTCTATCCAGACGTTGGCGCCGGTGGCGCTCCGGCGGATGATGTGGTCCCGGCGGATGTCCCCGTGCCTCTCGCCGCGGTAGTGCAGGGTGTTGATGGCGCAGAGAAGGCCGATATATTCGTCCAGGACGGCCGGGAAGTGGCGGAAAAAATAATCTTCGTGGTCCGAGCCCAACTCCACCACGTGGTCGGCGAACTTTCGGCCCCGCAAAAAGTCTATGACCCGCACGGGGTTTCCCGCGCCGTCCGTGCGAACCTCTCCCTGCATGAAGTGCGGGTGGCCCCGCATGAGCTCAAGCACCCTGCCCTCCTTCGCGGCACTCCGGAAGCACTCAAAGGCGATGCCCCCCACCCGGGCCGTAAACCCCTCGGAAAAGACCATTTTTATGATCTTGACTCCGCCGGTGGTGAGGTCAACGGCCCTGCGCACCCAGAACTTCGGCTCCTCGTCCACGGTGAAGCGCCCCTCGCGCTCGTAGTTCCGTATGACATAAGGCGTGCCTTCGAGGACAAGGACGTTGCCGTACTCCACCCGGAAGAAATCCGTCGTGTCGGTAAGCACCGTAAGGGTCCGGGGGACATGCTCGGGGCCCAGCCTGAGGGCGACCATATCCCTCAGCTCACCGGGGGAGTAACTCCTCGGCCCGGCAGGGGCCTCTTCATGCGGGCTCGGGACGCGCATAAGGCGGAAAGAACGCCTCGGACTCCTGCGTTCCTAATGAAATGATAGCAAATTGCGCTTCCTTGAGAAAGGACGCCTCCGCTCTCACCGCCCGGCTCTCCGCCGTCCCCAGAAAGGCGGCCGAGGCCGCGTTTACGCCCACCGGAACCACCGCACCGCCCACAGGTTCAGGGGGAACCGGTACCGAAGAAAGGCCGTGCCGAAAAGCCCAAGCATCGCACGGAGAAAGCCCCTTCTCTCACCACGCATCGAAGCCACGGGGGGATGCCTCCTTTTTCAGACTATAGATGCTTTCGGTTTCTTACAAAAGTATGTTCCCCCCGACCTTCAAACCGGTGCTTGCAAAACGCCCCGTTCGATGATAGAAGAAGGGTATGAGGGGAGCATTACGAAGGAAGGGAGAAAGACGATGAAAAAACCGGCGGAAAAATACGATGGCTTCCTCAGGCTCATGTCGGACTGGGAGAAGGTCGAAGAAAAGATGGTCGAGTACGTCGAGGAGGAGAAAGCCAAGAGAACGCACCCTCTGGAGAGAGCGATACTGGAAATCCTGGGTCTTGACGCGCAAAAGTACTGCCGCGTGCAGCAGATGATAGAGCAAAGCGTGAAGAAGGAGGCCCTGCATCTGAGCCCCGAAGAGCTGCAGAGACTCTCGGCCCACATAAACAAGCGCCTGGAGAAGGAGGGCAAGGTGCTCGGCCTTGCCGAGGCTGCTCCCGGCAAGAGCGAGGTCTTCTTCACGCGGTATCTGCTCCGGTATCTTGTCTCTTCGGTAAAGAAAGAAAATGCCCTCCTCAGGCAGCTCGATGACGAGCTGAAGGGCGCGCACGTCTCGACGTCGACGAGCGGAAAAATCTATCCTTCTCCGGATGAGAATTCATAAGAAGCGGGCATAAACCATAAGGCCTTGCCATCGGTCGAGGGAACCGGCAGCTTCTGAAAGCCCCGGTTGCCGGCTTGCGCCATCCGCACGGGTGAAGAACCCAAGCGAGAGTCAAGAAGCCGCGTTTTTGACGCGATTTGCCCTGTCTCTTTCTTACTTTCTCCAGTAACGCGGCACAAACAGAATCATGACCGTGTACACCTCAAGCCTGCCCACAAGCATGCAGAACGTAAGGACCCACTTTGCCGCGACCGGAAGGGAGGCGAAGTTTTCGGCCGGACCTGCCTGGCCCAGGGCAGGGCCGACGTTGCTCATGGCGGCGACGGCCGTTGACGAGGCGGTCACCATGTCCACGCCCAGCGCCGTCATTGCGAGGCTGGCCAGTACCCAGATGGAGAGAAACAGGAAAATGAACCCCCAGACGGAGCCAAGCACCTCCTTCTGGATCGTACGGCCGTCGAGCTTTATCGAGGTCACCGCACGGGGATGGATGAGCTGATAGATTTCACGGTACATGTGCTTCACCATGAGCAGGACCCGCGCCTGCTTCATCCCGCCCGCCGTGGAGCCCGCCATGCCGCCGATGAACATCGCCATCAAAAGAAGCGCCTGCGTGAACACCGGCCATTTCTCGTAGTCGACGGTTACATAACCGGTTGCCGTTGTGATGGAGACAACCTGGAAAAGGGCGTCCCTGAAGGACACGGCAAGGGAGTCGTAATACGTACGATACGTGGCAAGGACAATCAATGCCGTGCAGGCCGCCAGGACCATGGCATAGAAAACGAACTCTCCGTTTTTGACGTACCGCCTCAATCCGCCGGCCAGTGCCTGGTAATGAAGGGTAAAGCTCGTTCCTCCCACGAACATCAGCACGATGATGACGTAGTGGATATAGGAGCTGGTGTATGCTCCTATGCTCAGGTTTTTCGTGGAAAACCCGCCCGTGCCGATAGCCCCGAAGGTGTGGCAGAAGGAATCATAGAGGTCCATGCCGCCGAGCCGGAGGAGCAGCACGCCGAGGGCCGTAAAGGCGATGTATATGATCCAGAGGCTCTTGGCCGCGTCGATTATGCGGGGCTTGAGCTTCTGGGGAACCACCTGGGAGACCTCCGCCCTGAAGAGCTGGCTGCCCCCGGCCCCCATCATGGGCAGAACGGCCACGAAGAACACGATGATTCCCAGCCCGCCTATCCAGTGTGTGAGGCTGCGCCAGAAAAGAACGCCCCGCGAGAGCGCCTCCACGTTGGTCAGGATGGACGACCCCGTGGTCGTGAATCCGGACATGGACTCGAAAACCGCGTCGGTAACCGACGGGATGGCTCCGGAAAGGAGAAAGGGCAGCGCCCCGGCCAGGGCCATGACGGACCAGCTCAGCGCCACGGCGAAGAAGCCGTCCCGATGGCCTATCTCTTCGTTGCGGTGCTTTCTGGTAAGGAGAAACAAAATCCCCCCGGCCCCGGCCGTAAGGGCAAAGGACAAGAGTATGGCCTTCAGGTCGGAGCTGCCGTAAAGCAGAGAAACGACGGCCGGCGCCAGCATGAACAGGGCGGTGAACAAAAGGACTACCCCCGTAAGGTTCAGCACCAGGAGGACGTTCATGAAATCGCACGCCCCGGGCAGGCCTTCGCCCTGTTTCGGCCGGGCACACTCGCGGGAAAGACGAGGGGGACAGGCATGGCGATTAACGGAACCCCACGTACCGATTCTG of the Nitrospirota bacterium genome contains:
- a CDS encoding PAS domain S-box protein codes for the protein MRHARALKYIFVIASITAIVFPLATIYYVFPAFGEIALSSAREESVRIAEHLASMVVTEDGRLRDPHELEPFVLKAQRDFHIEKIKVFSPEGEVVYSTNPADAGKTNTRDYFRDVVARGNIFSKMVRRDSPTLEDRIVRADVMETYVPITEGGSVLGAFEIYYDVTKSLERMNALVFRSSLILFGLVLGFFVSSGLLFLRAEKSPGGQEETGTHRHMGSPLPFLLLIAFSIFVAEAMVMLFVHVLPPLSPLELAALDATLLVMLVSPTLYFFLVRPFLEHIRVRREAEEELRRHKGHLEELVEQRTADLSRSHARLETEITEHTKAQQALRESEQRYRSLFENATDLIQIVAPDGRLMYVNRAWRETLGYTDEDIKGLGIGDLVVAEHREECAKLFECVRDTGAAEHVETALLGKDGRTVLLEGSCTCHYKDGEAVFIQSIFRDVTERKKLEDQLRHAQKMEALGTLTGGVAHEFNNIMTAVLGFSEFLQEELGADSPLRVYADYIQSSALRAARLTEGLLAYSRRQLTHKEPVDVNELILLVRGFLSRIVPENVHVRTEASAQDLVVTADRGQIEQVLINLCTNALDAMPRGGTLGIRADRVAIEKETFKHPSRIQPGEYIRLAVSDTGQGMSKDTLVKIFEPFFTTREVGKGTGLGLSMVYGIVKKHGGYVTVESKPEAGSTFEVYLPLGGRATRTDSPALPAEGKETVLVAEDDRSVRHLISQVLERYGYRPLTAADGQEALRTFKEHERDVDLLILDIAMPKKRGDQAFEEIRRMRPDIKVIFITGYAAPDVHAEEILDNGYPVLQKPISPKDLLATVSGVLR
- a CDS encoding PilZ domain-containing protein gives rise to the protein MSEKMKERCKRICGSTQSDCFSRNAKQLACLSDLVINSVCAISTVLEMARAEQDREAATDLMDKAMDVTRELVNWVKYLQLTHDIRELGPVVRDNAKLQARREWRYPLPEVYKEYIGLNLAHQGVAMPATLINFSKSGLQFKSPVSLETETLIDLRLFTRHVIDKEVAIRARVKYILVEQGDCMAGARIEEIGNQSDFDFFANVLDFIRAIHESAAFPDAYPEVESSELPFS
- a CDS encoding universal stress protein; amino-acid sequence: MEKAMMDKEAYGLAGQVRQVLVAVDGTENAQRAVLYVADILGGMPGFRVTLLHVVQEPPLEYFSNAQQRRDWLGEKEAEGRKGLERYRRILLHSGFEEDQVGTTLVVKACDSLARCIYEEVRRLNACTVVVGRRGISKKEEFLFGSTSNTMVHTARNCAVWVVE
- a CDS encoding TrkH family potassium uptake protein, whose translation is MNVLLVLNLTGVVLLFTALFMLAPAVVSLLYGSSDLKAILLSFALTAGAGGILFLLTRKHRNEEIGHRDGFFAVALSWSVMALAGALPFLLSGAIPSVTDAVFESMSGFTTTGSSILTNVEALSRGVLFWRSLTHWIGGLGIIVFFVAVLPMMGAGGSQLFRAEVSQVVPQKLKPRIIDAAKSLWIIYIAFTALGVLLLRLGGMDLYDSFCHTFGAIGTGGFSTKNLSIGAYTSSYIHYVIIVLMFVGGTSFTLHYQALAGGLRRYVKNGEFVFYAMVLAACTALIVLATYRTYYDSLAVSFRDALFQVVSITTATGYVTVDYEKWPVFTQALLLMAMFIGGMAGSTAGGMKQARVLLMVKHMYREIYQLIHPRAVTSIKLDGRTIQKEVLGSVWGFIFLFLSIWVLASLAMTALGVDMVTASSTAVAAMSNVGPALGQAGPAENFASLPVAAKWVLTFCMLVGRLEVYTVMILFVPRYWRK